From one Solanum lycopersicum chromosome 12, SLM_r2.1 genomic stretch:
- the TPG7 gene encoding polygalacturonase 7 precursor: MSYIILFPLILTNIIIFLLFNSSSAANSMYNVQTYGANSDGKSDSSNAFVSAWTAACASTSAATIYVPKGSYLLNNVYFFGQSCKSNDITIHIEGTLIAPSDYNVIGKSGNWIKFERVNGVSIVGGTLDGQGTRLWTCKNSGKGCPKGATTLAFYNSNDITISGLTSKDSQMFHILLDGCHNAKLQGVKISAPGNSPNTDGIHLQSSSDVTILNSQIGTGDDCISIGPGNSNLWFENIACGPGHGISIGSLGWEMQEAGVQNVTVKTSSFTGTENGVRVKTWARPSNGFVRNVLFQHVVMNNVQNPIIIDQNYCPNSGNCPEQGSGIKVSDITYEDVHGTSATEVAVKFDCSKTNPCNGIKLLDVKLSYKDHPSEASCVNAGGMASGLQQPTSCLQI, translated from the exons atgagttACATTATTCTTTTCCCACTTATTCTCACAAACATAATcatctttttattattcaattcaTCTTCAGCTGCAAATTCCATGTACAATGTCCAAACTTATGGAGCCAACTCCGATGGAAAATCGGATTCATCCAACGCGTTCGTTAGTGCATGGACTGCAGCGTGTGCATCTACTAGCGCGGCCACTATTTACGTCCCAAAGGGAAGTTATCTATTGAACAATGTATATTTCTTTGGCCAATCGTGCAAGAGTAATGACATAACGATACATATTGAAGGCACACTTATAGCTCCTTCTGATTATAACGTTATTGGTAAATCTGGTAACTGGATTAAATTTGAACGAGTCAATGGAGTTTCCATCGTTGGTGGAACACTAGATGGACAAGGTACGCGTCTTTGGACGTGCAAAAACTCTGGCAAAGGTTGTCCCAAAGGAGCCACG ACGTTAGCTTTTTACAATTCAAATGACATTACAATAAGTGGATTGACTTCAAAAGACAGTCAAATGTTCCACATTTTGTTAGATGGATGTCATAATGCAAAGTTACAAGGAGTGAAGATTTCAGCACCTGGAAATAGTCCAAACACTGATGGAATTCATTTACAATCATCTTCTGATGTTACTATCTTGAATTCTCAAATTGGGACTGGTGATGATTGTATCTCAATTGGTCCTGGAAACTCCAACTTGTGGTTTGAAAACATTGCTTGTGGTCCCGGCCATGGAATAAG CATTGGGAGCTTAGGTTGGGAGATGCAAGAGGCAGGAGTACAAAATGTGACAGTTAAAACATCATCATTTACTGGGACTGAGAATGGTGTGAGAGTCAAAACATGGGCTAGGCCTAGCAATGGCTTTGTTAGGAATGTACTTTTTCAACATGTAGTCATGAATAATGTCCAAAATCCCATCATCATTGATCAAAATTACTGCCCTAATAGTGGAAATTGTCCTGAGCAG GGTTCAGGCATCAAGGTTAGTGATATAACATATGAAGACGTACATGGAACATCAGCTACAGAAGTTGCAGTAAAATTCGATTGTAGCAAAACAAATCCATGTAATGGAATAAAATTATTGGATGTTAAACTAAGTTATAAGGATCATCCATCTGAAGCTTCATGTGTTAATGCTGGAGGAATGGCTTCTGGTCTACAACAACCTACTAGCTGCTtacaaatttga